The Bacteroidota bacterium genome window below encodes:
- a CDS encoding TAT-variant-translocated molybdopterin oxidoreductase produces the protein MDKKIFDISDKIKSEDEIQLVPQGDIKEESKGEVNYWRSFKELYRDPEFIKAKKSEFTKEQLEKPDLNKMSGLSRRKFLALFSASAALAAAGCNDYRDKGEVIPYNKKPEDIVVGRPNFYASACAGCSQGCGTLIRTREGRPIKVDGNPEHPINQGKICAIGHASIMSLYDPDRLKEPMIKGANVKWSDIDDKIIADLKSAKQIAVVSNSIASPTFKKVLDEFVVAYPNAKIYSYEVFDNSTRASAWQKCYGTRNIPVLKLEEANIILALESDFLDQDAGHVENLRKFAGNRDVMSDKEFNRLYSVEGAMTITGMNADYRMRLRTDLIEEFVLCLINEFAGKRKVSAFATDGKVAPVLGKNDLDAFVKKNNLDKKIVDNLVNDLSKKMGESIVIAGDKMPESTHIAVNFLNEILGNNKLYSNEATGVEVMPLSSKNDIDALINGMKSHQIDAVIHLDVNPIFNLAKTYNYDEALKNVRTKIAMCETANETSSLCDYVLPINTSFEGWGDYKTRTGVLTLQQPVVSPLFNTRQKEAIMLVWTAGKKEAYRDTLYHEYLMDNWEKSVYTSIKPSMDFKRYWYAALQDGFVTYSEKPAAAPAFMTDAFVSNSKMNSTNDYVLLLQKHHSLADGKYANNGWLQELPNPISKIVWDNYAAISIATAKDLGVKDYDKIKVSNGSLTMEVPVFVQAGMADKVISIELGGGRKVGGKIGTGNGFDTYTIMTSNGPSAFLYNNVKVEKGSGTYELVSTQEHHAVDDPVTHDLQYKRDIIREGTYEEYKKKPKFLEKHEEVHGIPLDSFPSINESTKLHPYYTGVKWAMVLDMNKCTGCNYCTIACNVENNIPVVGKDQVKVNREMHWIRIDRYYAGTPDAPRANFQPMLCQHCDNAPCENVCPVAATTHSPDGINGMAYNRCVGTRYCANNCPFKVRRFNYFNWRDRVGDGYFQTEPINYMYNPEVTVRSRGVMEKCTFCLQRIMDARQIASGEGRTVRGTDVKTACQEACPANAISFGDMNDKKSEFYKQRMHPLGYGVLEDIKVRPNVTYISKLRNILEPLVIEGQEEEKHEKVDSKENKKEEKQH, from the coding sequence ATGGATAAAAAAATATTCGATATCAGTGATAAGATAAAAAGCGAAGACGAGATTCAGTTAGTTCCTCAGGGTGATATTAAAGAGGAATCTAAAGGTGAAGTTAATTATTGGAGAAGCTTTAAGGAGCTTTACAGAGACCCTGAATTCATAAAAGCGAAAAAATCTGAGTTTACAAAAGAACAGCTTGAAAAACCGGACCTCAATAAGATGTCAGGTCTTTCAAGAAGAAAATTCCTTGCTCTATTTTCGGCATCAGCAGCTCTTGCAGCAGCAGGATGTAATGATTACAGAGATAAAGGTGAAGTAATTCCTTATAATAAGAAACCCGAAGATATTGTTGTCGGCCGTCCGAATTTCTATGCATCTGCCTGTGCAGGATGCAGCCAGGGATGCGGTACTTTAATAAGAACACGTGAAGGCCGCCCTATAAAAGTGGACGGTAATCCTGAGCATCCGATTAATCAGGGCAAAATCTGCGCAATCGGTCATGCAAGCATAATGAGCTTATATGATCCTGACAGATTAAAAGAGCCGATGATTAAAGGCGCAAATGTAAAATGGTCAGATATAGATGATAAAATCATTGCAGATCTAAAAAGTGCTAAACAAATTGCAGTTGTATCGAACTCAATTGCTTCGCCGACATTCAAGAAAGTTTTAGATGAATTCGTAGTTGCATATCCAAACGCAAAAATATATTCATACGAAGTATTTGATAACTCCACAAGAGCTTCTGCCTGGCAGAAATGCTACGGCACAAGAAACATTCCTGTATTAAAATTAGAAGAAGCAAATATAATTCTTGCTCTTGAGTCAGATTTCTTAGACCAGGATGCAGGGCATGTTGAAAATCTCAGAAAATTTGCAGGCAACAGAGATGTAATGAGCGACAAAGAATTTAACAGATTGTATTCTGTTGAAGGCGCAATGACCATTACAGGTATGAATGCAGATTACAGAATGAGATTAAGAACTGACTTAATAGAAGAGTTTGTTTTATGTCTGATAAATGAATTCGCAGGAAAACGAAAGGTTTCTGCGTTTGCAACTGACGGAAAAGTAGCTCCTGTATTAGGAAAGAATGATTTAGATGCATTTGTAAAGAAAAATAATCTTGATAAGAAAATCGTTGATAACTTAGTTAACGATTTAAGCAAGAAGATGGGTGAATCAATTGTGATTGCCGGCGATAAAATGCCTGAGTCAACTCACATTGCAGTTAATTTCTTGAATGAAATTTTAGGTAACAATAAATTATACTCAAACGAAGCAACCGGCGTTGAAGTAATGCCGCTCTCTTCAAAGAACGATATCGATGCATTAATTAATGGAATGAAAAGCCATCAGATTGATGCAGTTATTCACTTAGATGTTAACCCGATTTTTAATCTTGCGAAGACATATAATTACGATGAAGCTTTAAAGAATGTAAGAACAAAAATCGCAATGTGCGAAACCGCCAATGAAACTTCTTCCTTGTGCGATTACGTGCTTCCGATAAACACTTCATTCGAAGGATGGGGTGATTACAAAACAAGAACAGGTGTATTAACACTTCAGCAGCCTGTTGTAAGTCCTTTATTCAATACAAGACAGAAAGAAGCAATTATGCTTGTATGGACTGCAGGCAAAAAAGAAGCTTACAGAGATACACTATATCATGAATATTTAATGGATAACTGGGAAAAATCAGTTTATACTTCCATTAAACCTTCTATGGATTTCAAGAGATACTGGTATGCGGCTTTACAGGATGGATTTGTAACATATTCAGAAAAACCTGCAGCAGCACCTGCTTTTATGACCGATGCATTTGTAAGCAATTCTAAAATGAACTCAACTAATGATTACGTATTGCTTCTTCAAAAGCATCACTCATTAGCTGACGGTAAATATGCAAATAACGGATGGTTACAGGAATTACCAAATCCTATTTCCAAAATTGTATGGGATAACTATGCAGCAATTTCTATAGCAACTGCAAAAGATTTAGGCGTAAAAGATTACGATAAAATAAAAGTTTCCAACGGAAGCTTAACAATGGAAGTTCCTGTATTTGTTCAGGCAGGAATGGCAGATAAAGTGATTTCTATTGAGCTTGGCGGCGGACGAAAAGTCGGAGGTAAGATCGGAACCGGAAACGGATTTGATACTTATACAATAATGACTTCAAACGGTCCTTCAGCATTCCTCTATAATAATGTTAAAGTTGAAAAGGGCAGCGGCACATATGAATTAGTTTCTACTCAGGAGCACCATGCAGTTGATGACCCTGTTACACATGATTTACAATATAAGAGAGATATTATAAGAGAAGGCACTTACGAAGAATACAAAAAGAAACCTAAGTTCTTGGAGAAGCACGAAGAAGTTCATGGAATTCCTCTCGACAGCTTCCCGAGTATTAACGAAAGCACTAAATTACATCCTTATTATACAGGTGTAAAGTGGGCTATGGTTCTTGATATGAACAAATGCACAGGATGTAACTATTGTACAATTGCTTGTAACGTTGAAAATAATATTCCGGTAGTAGGTAAAGATCAGGTAAAAGTTAACAGGGAAATGCACTGGATTAGAATTGACAGGTACTATGCGGGCACACCTGACGCTCCAAGAGCAAACTTCCAGCCGATGCTTTGTCAGCACTGCGATAATGCGCCATGCGAAAACGTTTGCCCTGTAGCAGCTACAACACACAGTCCTGACGGTATAAACGGAATGGCTTATAACAGATGCGTAGGTACAAGATACTGCGCTAATAACTGTCCTTTCAAAGTAAGAAGATTTAACTATTTTAACTGGAGAGACAGAGTCGGAGACGGGTACTTCCAGACTGAACCCATAAACTATATGTACAATCCTGAAGTAACTGTTCGTTCAAGAGGGGTTATGGAAAAATGTACATTCTGCTTACAAAGAATTATGGATGCAAGACAAATTGCGTCAGGTGAAGGCAGAACTGTAAGAGGTACCGATGTGAAAACAGCATGTCAGGAAGCATGTCCTGCAAATGCAATTTCATTCGGTGATATGAATGACAAGAAATCCGAATTCTACAAACAAAGAATGCATCCGTTAGGATACGGAGTACTTGAAGATATTAAAGTAAGGCCGAATGTGACTTATATTTCAAAATTAAGAAATATACTTGAACCATTGGTAATTGAAGGACAGGAAGAAGAGAAGCATGAAAAAGTTGACAGCAAAGAAAACAAAAAAGAAGAAAAACAGCACTAA
- a CDS encoding carbohydrate kinase family protein: protein MQKYVCAIGGINLDVKGISNAGAKADSNIGKVHFTPGGVARNISENLAKLKVPVYLLGCIGDDANGKLIEEKAKQSGINTEHVLKSPDVNTSVYLSISDSEGNLVAAVNDMTESIKLINLEYLKEKTDVIKNSKIIFADTNLSESSLQYIITIANEYKIPLYIDTVSIEKSNRVKNLTGEIIYLSPNLNEFNNLFGEFNIDRINFKIDNPEYQKYNSIILKRGDKGIVYIDVKNKKIKFFPAFPMEAVEPNGAGDAFNAGFIYGLIKSYEEYDSIQLGICAAYYTLKSVHSVSEKLTEENLTQLFNRKTQNEF, encoded by the coding sequence ATGCAAAAATATGTATGCGCTATCGGCGGCATTAACTTAGACGTTAAAGGTATATCCAACGCCGGAGCAAAAGCAGATTCGAATATAGGCAAAGTTCATTTCACTCCCGGAGGAGTTGCCCGTAACATTTCCGAAAATCTAGCTAAGTTAAAAGTCCCAGTTTATCTTCTCGGCTGCATAGGCGATGATGCAAACGGAAAACTCATTGAAGAAAAAGCAAAGCAGAGTGGAATAAACACTGAACATGTTTTAAAAAGTCCCGATGTAAATACTTCTGTTTATCTTTCAATCTCAGACAGCGAAGGAAATCTTGTTGCTGCAGTTAACGATATGACTGAATCAATTAAGCTGATAAACCTCGAATACCTTAAGGAAAAAACCGATGTTATAAAGAACAGCAAAATTATTTTTGCAGATACAAATCTCTCTGAAAGTTCGCTTCAGTATATAATTACAATTGCCAATGAGTACAAGATTCCACTATACATTGATACTGTTTCAATAGAAAAATCGAACCGTGTTAAAAATTTAACAGGTGAAATAATTTATCTCTCGCCAAACTTAAATGAATTCAATAATCTCTTTGGGGAATTTAATATAGACAGGATTAATTTTAAAATTGATAATCCCGAATACCAGAAATACAATTCCATCATTCTCAAACGAGGAGATAAGGGAATAGTTTACATAGATGTAAAGAACAAAAAAATAAAATTCTTCCCTGCATTTCCTATGGAAGCAGTTGAGCCTAATGGCGCCGGAGATGCATTCAACGCAGGATTTATTTACGGGCTAATAAAAAGCTATGAAGAATACGATTCTATTCAGCTTGGTATCTGCGCAGCATACTACACTTTAAAATCAGTTCATTCAGTTTCAGAAAAATTAACAGAAGAAAATTTAACACAATTATTTAACAGGAAAACACAAAATGAGTTTTAA
- the blaOXA gene encoding class D beta-lactamase gives MKIILALIISLSFFSCSEKKETTGSTNKDTITKNTSVNLSDTVNIKRLFDDAKLTGCFIVYDMQKEKYYYHDSARCNKEFIPASTFKIPNSLFSLEAGAVKDENEKLKWDGKDRNREEWNQDTDMKMAFKYSTVWFYQECARRIGEKRMQHFLDTLNYGNKNMSGGLDRFWLDGAIRITAMQQIALLKRIYDNKVPFAQRNIDILKNIMIMEKTDNYTLRAKTGTAMNDKGEGVAWYVGYVERSGGVYFFALNIDIKDDAKFAERIALTKRILTQMGLGPFIMK, from the coding sequence ATGAAAATTATTCTTGCCCTAATTATTTCTCTCTCATTTTTCTCCTGTTCAGAAAAAAAAGAAACAACCGGCTCAACAAATAAAGATACGATAACAAAAAATACCTCTGTAAATTTATCGGATACCGTTAATATAAAAAGACTTTTTGACGATGCAAAACTCACTGGATGTTTTATTGTTTACGACATGCAAAAAGAAAAATATTATTATCATGATTCTGCAAGATGTAATAAAGAATTTATACCTGCATCAACTTTTAAAATTCCAAACTCTTTATTTTCACTGGAAGCAGGAGCTGTAAAAGACGAGAACGAAAAATTGAAATGGGACGGTAAGGACAGGAATCGCGAAGAATGGAATCAGGATACCGATATGAAAATGGCATTCAAATATTCTACTGTATGGTTTTATCAGGAATGCGCCAGACGTATCGGAGAGAAACGCATGCAGCATTTTCTAGATACACTAAACTATGGCAATAAAAATATGTCCGGCGGGCTTGACCGTTTCTGGTTGGACGGTGCTATAAGAATAACTGCAATGCAGCAGATAGCTCTGCTTAAAAGAATTTATGATAACAAAGTCCCCTTCGCTCAAAGAAATATCGATATTCTAAAAAACATTATGATAATGGAAAAGACAGATAACTATACTTTAAGAGCAAAGACAGGAACTGCGATGAATGATAAAGGTGAAGGTGTTGCATGGTATGTGGGATATGTAGAACGAAGCGGCGGAGTTTATTTCTTTGCGCTTAATATTGATATAAAAGATGATGCGAAGTTTGCAGAAAGAATAGCTTTGACGAAAAGAATTTTGACTCAGATGGGACTAGGTCCTTTTATAATGAAATGA
- a CDS encoding T9SS type A sorting domain-containing protein: MKDKLRLSNFAALVFLNLILGSVQIYSQPVLFDFDNAPLYTSFPIDQTAGGITAHFTATGQGYSIQNANALGFTPTGFSGRILYPNSIYLSDITIQFDQLISDFSILYCCQELGCDDAATMKVTAYKNGALIGFNTRTATYPGTYPVDTLKCSFAQGFNSVVLHYQQRPPTCQDYGVIYLADKMQVTSLVVNVNSANSNITNFGLVQNYPNPFNPSTTIKYFIPTKNFVTLKIYDSKGTEVMTIVNEYKDTGEYEIQLNNTNLSSGVYYYKLIAGDFSETKKMIILK, encoded by the coding sequence ATGAAAGACAAATTACGGTTATCAAACTTTGCTGCGCTTGTTTTCTTAAATTTAATATTAGGCTCAGTCCAAATTTATTCGCAGCCTGTTTTATTTGATTTTGATAATGCCCCTCTTTACACAAGCTTCCCAATTGACCAGACAGCCGGGGGAATTACAGCGCATTTCACGGCAACAGGGCAAGGGTATTCAATTCAAAATGCAAATGCTCTTGGTTTTACTCCAACAGGATTTTCAGGCAGAATACTTTATCCAAATAGTATATATCTTTCCGATATTACTATTCAGTTTGATCAATTAATTTCTGACTTCTCCATTCTTTATTGCTGTCAGGAACTTGGCTGCGATGACGCAGCAACGATGAAAGTAACCGCTTACAAAAACGGCGCGTTAATTGGTTTCAATACCCGCACGGCTACTTATCCCGGAACCTATCCTGTTGATACTTTAAAATGTTCATTCGCTCAGGGATTTAATAGCGTTGTTCTACATTACCAACAGAGACCTCCTACTTGTCAGGATTACGGAGTAATTTACTTAGCAGATAAAATGCAGGTAACATCTTTAGTCGTAAATGTAAATTCTGCTAATAGCAATATTACAAACTTTGGATTGGTACAGAACTATCCTAACCCTTTTAATCCTTCAACCACTATAAAATATTTTATTCCAACTAAAAATTTTGTAACACTTAAAATTTACGATTCAAAAGGAACTGAAGTAATGACCATTGTTAACGAATATAAAGATACAGGTGAATATGAAATTCAATTAAACAATACAAATCTCAGCAGCGGAGTTTATTATTATAAATTAATTGCAGGAGATTTTTCTGAGACTAAGAAAATGATTATTCTGAAATAA
- a CDS encoding cytochrome c3 family protein — translation MKKFLQDYNLKVRLPIIVFVAASVFALTYYSTFAERNNIGYTPDQPIAYSHKLHAGTMKIDCQYCHVGVEKSRFASVPSVDVCMNCHTLARKDKPEIIKLTEYYEKNIPLKWKRIYRTPDFVYFNHAVHVNNGIDCQNCHGNMRETELNGQVKSLTMGACLQCHRAPDENVSVINPNNINKITKATQLNKGPDNCSTCHR, via the coding sequence ATGAAAAAATTTTTACAGGATTATAATCTCAAAGTCCGCCTGCCTATAATAGTTTTCGTAGCAGCTTCAGTATTTGCACTTACATACTACTCAACATTTGCCGAAAGAAACAATATCGGATATACGCCTGACCAGCCGATTGCATATTCCCATAAGCTTCATGCGGGAACAATGAAAATCGATTGTCAATATTGCCACGTTGGAGTAGAGAAATCAAGATTTGCAAGCGTTCCATCGGTAGATGTCTGTATGAACTGCCACACACTTGCAAGAAAAGATAAACCTGAAATAATTAAGCTAACAGAATACTATGAAAAGAACATTCCTCTTAAATGGAAAAGAATATACAGAACTCCGGATTTTGTTTACTTCAACCATGCAGTACACGTAAACAACGGAATTGATTGCCAGAATTGCCACGGAAATATGAGAGAAACCGAGCTTAACGGTCAGGTAAAATCACTCACAATGGGTGCCTGTTTGCAATGTCACAGAGCTCCTGATGAAAACGTCAGCGTTATAAACCCCAACAACATTAATAAGATTACAAAAGCTACTCAGCTTAATAAAGGTCCTGACAACTGTTCAACTTGTCACAGATAG
- a CDS encoding deoxyhypusine synthase family protein produces MKTRGPISQFIEKNFLHFNSAALIDAAKGYEAHLDSGGKMLISLAGAMSTAELGISLAEMIRQDKVAIISCTGANLEEDIMNLVAHSHYKRLPNYRDLSPQEEWDLLENHYNRVTDTCIPEEEAFRRLQKHIHKLWKASDDSGERYFPHEYMYKMLKSGVLEQYYEIDPKNSWMLAAMEKNLPIVVPGWEDSTMGNIFASYVIKGEIKASTMKSGIEYMAFLADWYTKNSGGKGIGFFQIGGGIAGDFPICVVPMLYQDMEMHDVPFWSYFCQISDSTTSYGSYSGAVPNEKITWGKLDIHTPKFIVESDATIVAPLIFAWILGQ; encoded by the coding sequence ATGAAAACCAGAGGTCCTATTTCGCAGTTCATCGAAAAAAACTTCCTCCACTTTAACTCAGCTGCGTTAATAGATGCGGCAAAAGGTTACGAAGCGCATCTTGATAGCGGCGGAAAAATGCTTATCTCACTTGCAGGCGCAATGAGCACAGCAGAACTTGGTATCTCACTTGCTGAAATGATAAGACAGGATAAAGTTGCTATTATCAGCTGCACAGGCGCTAATCTGGAAGAAGATATAATGAACCTTGTGGCACACTCGCATTATAAACGTTTACCAAACTATAGAGATTTAAGTCCTCAGGAAGAATGGGATTTACTTGAAAATCATTACAACAGAGTAACAGATACCTGTATTCCCGAAGAAGAAGCTTTCAGACGTTTGCAAAAGCATATTCATAAATTATGGAAAGCCTCTGATGACTCTGGTGAGAGATATTTCCCGCATGAGTACATGTATAAAATGTTAAAGAGCGGAGTGCTTGAACAATATTATGAAATTGACCCGAAGAATTCATGGATGCTTGCGGCAATGGAAAAGAACCTTCCGATAGTTGTTCCGGGATGGGAAGACAGCACAATGGGAAACATCTTTGCTTCTTATGTAATTAAGGGAGAGATTAAAGCTTCTACTATGAAAAGCGGTATTGAGTATATGGCGTTCTTAGCTGACTGGTACACAAAAAATTCAGGCGGTAAAGGTATCGGATTTTTCCAGATCGGCGGCGGTATAGCAGGTGATTTTCCTATCTGCGTTGTGCCTATGCTTTATCAGGATATGGAAATGCATGATGTTCCTTTCTGGAGCTACTTCTGTCAGATATCTGACTCAACAACTTCATACGGCTCATACTCAGGCGCAGTCCCAAATGAAAAAATCACATGGGGAAAGCTTGATATTCATACCCCGAAATTTATAGTAGAATCAGATGCTACGATCGTAGCCCCGCTGATTTTCGCGTGGATATTAGGACAGTAA
- a CDS encoding T9SS type A sorting domain-containing protein: MKKPILVVLSFLLFSISLQAQNQKSYINNKDLIKKTFETKGEVFFKFLCASKSDVNKITEIISIDNVKDIVIGYEVRAFANEKEFNKFLEFGIEFELLPLPCESIKEPLKMSDNAKSVSAWDSYPTYDAYITMMNNFAAAYPNICKIVNIGTTVQGRQLLFAVISDSVSSRKSKPRFMYTSSIHGDEVTGYILMLRFIDTLLSSYSANNRLTNLVKNCEIWICPLANPDGTYKGGNSTVNGAVRYNANNIDLNRNYPDPAAGPHPDGNAYQPETIAFMNIANTYNFTMGANFHGGEEVYNYPWDTWARLHPDDDWSIKVGKRYVDTVHANSSGYMTAILGYPNYPGLVDGYAWYRITGGRQDWMNYYKGCREVTIEISTTKLLPASQLPSRWNYNFRSFINHVGESLYGIRGIISDSVTNLPLKGKVSVLGKDIPDSTWIFSDSTCGDYHRLIAPGTYTLTFSAANHYSKTISSIRAQYDSTTILDVILRPNAVNITNENNTAYSFELKQNFPNPFNPSTTIKYFIPTKNFVTLKVYDSKGTEVSRIINEYKDSGEYEIQMNNGNLSSGVYYYKLTAGDFSETKKMILLK; encoded by the coding sequence ATGAAAAAGCCAATTTTAGTAGTTCTCTCATTTTTGCTTTTCTCCATTTCACTTCAGGCACAAAACCAAAAGTCATACATAAATAATAAAGATTTAATAAAAAAAACTTTTGAAACCAAAGGCGAAGTTTTTTTTAAATTCCTTTGCGCTTCTAAAAGTGATGTCAATAAAATCACTGAAATTATTTCCATCGATAATGTTAAAGACATTGTCATTGGCTATGAAGTCCGTGCTTTTGCAAATGAAAAAGAGTTCAATAAATTTCTTGAGTTTGGAATTGAATTCGAACTTCTGCCTCTTCCATGCGAATCAATCAAGGAACCTTTGAAGATGTCCGACAATGCAAAATCAGTTTCTGCATGGGACTCTTATCCTACCTATGATGCTTACATTACAATGATGAATAACTTCGCAGCAGCATATCCGAACATTTGCAAAATCGTTAACATCGGAACCACTGTACAAGGCAGACAGCTTTTGTTTGCTGTTATTTCTGACAGTGTCAGCTCACGAAAATCAAAGCCGAGATTTATGTATACATCTTCTATTCACGGAGATGAAGTTACAGGTTATATTTTAATGCTTCGTTTTATAGATACACTTCTTAGCAGCTATAGCGCAAACAACCGACTTACCAATCTTGTAAAGAACTGTGAGATATGGATTTGCCCGCTTGCAAATCCCGACGGCACTTACAAAGGAGGCAACAGTACAGTAAACGGAGCAGTCCGTTACAATGCAAACAACATAGACTTAAACAGAAACTATCCTGACCCTGCTGCGGGACCGCACCCTGACGGTAATGCATACCAGCCTGAGACGATTGCGTTTATGAATATTGCAAATACATACAACTTTACCATGGGAGCAAACTTCCACGGCGGCGAAGAAGTTTATAATTACCCATGGGATACATGGGCAAGACTTCATCCCGATGACGACTGGTCAATAAAAGTCGGCAAGCGATACGTTGATACAGTTCATGCAAACAGCTCAGGATACATGACTGCTATATTAGGTTATCCAAATTATCCGGGTCTTGTTGACGGTTATGCCTGGTACAGAATAACAGGAGGAAGACAGGACTGGATGAACTATTATAAAGGATGCCGTGAAGTTACAATTGAAATCTCCACAACAAAACTTTTACCCGCATCGCAGCTTCCTTCAAGATGGAATTACAATTTCAGATCGTTTATTAATCATGTCGGCGAATCATTGTATGGTATCAGAGGAATTATAAGCGACTCTGTGACAAATCTTCCTTTAAAAGGAAAAGTATCAGTGCTCGGCAAAGATATTCCCGATAGTACATGGATATTTTCTGATTCAACATGCGGAGACTATCACAGACTAATTGCTCCGGGTACTTACACTTTAACTTTTTCTGCAGCCAATCATTACTCAAAAACTATTTCAAGTATAAGAGCGCAGTATGATTCTACTACTATATTAGATGTAATCTTAAGACCTAATGCAGTTAACATTACCAATGAAAATAACACAGCATATTCATTTGAACTTAAACAAAATTTTCCGAATCCTTTTAATCCTTCAACAACTATAAAGTATTTTATTCCAACTAAGAATTTTGTAACTCTGAAAGTATATGATTCAAAGGGAACTGAAGTTTCTAGAATTATAAATGAATATAAAGATTCAGGTGAATATGAAATTCAAATGAACAACGGTAATCTCAGCAGCGGCGTTTATTATTATAAATTAACAGCAGGAGATTTTTCAGAGACAAAGAAAATGATTCTATTGAAGTAA